In the genome of Ktedonobacteraceae bacterium, one region contains:
- a CDS encoding ABC transporter substrate-binding protein, which yields MNRRTRLFLSIGIPALLVIVVAGAFLWQQYAAGSGVKQSQPISGTLEPQCAALTKFDTPSTQNLTGMSLALDWTPNTNHTGIYVALAQHWYQAEGIDLHLLPYSASVSPDVLVSTGKADVGVSSTEGIVADAAVGQPVVSIAAIIQHNTSALVTLASSGLSRPRDLDGKTYGAFGAPYETAVVSEIIKHDGGTGQFKSVTLDVDAMQALESHRIDFVWVFESWEVIQAQREGYKLNVFPIINYGIPDYYTPNLITSPTEIQQKPELLRKFMLATACGYEYARAHPKESAQMLLDQNANGTFPDPGLVFASQNFLSPRYAEPGRKWGLQDASAWHGYPQFMLNSNGVDDASGKPIHSLNFDALYTNQFLPWGS from the coding sequence ATGAACAGGCGCACACGTTTATTCTTGAGTATTGGCATACCTGCACTCCTGGTCATCGTCGTTGCCGGCGCTTTCCTCTGGCAACAGTATGCCGCCGGATCAGGCGTAAAGCAATCACAACCCATTTCTGGAACGCTGGAGCCACAGTGTGCGGCATTGACAAAGTTCGATACGCCGTCAACACAGAATCTCACAGGCATGAGCCTTGCTCTCGACTGGACACCCAATACAAACCATACCGGCATCTATGTTGCGCTGGCCCAGCACTGGTATCAGGCTGAGGGTATCGACCTGCACCTGCTGCCCTATTCCGCCAGTGTCTCGCCCGATGTGCTGGTAAGCACAGGCAAGGCCGATGTGGGTGTCAGTTCAACAGAAGGCATTGTCGCCGATGCCGCGGTTGGCCAGCCCGTAGTTTCAATCGCCGCCATCATCCAGCATAACACCTCGGCACTGGTAACATTGGCAAGTTCTGGCCTGTCACGGCCGCGTGACCTCGACGGCAAAACCTACGGCGCGTTTGGCGCTCCCTATGAAACGGCGGTGGTGAGCGAGATTATTAAGCACGATGGTGGAACCGGGCAATTTAAGAGCGTGACGCTGGATGTCGATGCGATGCAGGCGCTCGAATCGCACCGCATCGATTTCGTCTGGGTCTTTGAGAGCTGGGAAGTCATCCAGGCGCAGCGCGAGGGCTACAAACTGAACGTCTTTCCGATCATCAACTATGGCATCCCCGACTACTACACGCCAAACCTGATCACCAGCCCAACCGAGATTCAGCAGAAGCCGGAGTTGCTGCGTAAATTCATGCTGGCTACCGCCTGTGGCTACGAATACGCGCGCGCGCACCCCAAAGAATCGGCGCAAATGTTGCTCGATCAAAATGCTAACGGGACGTTTCCTGATCCCGGGCTGGTCTTCGCGAGCCAGAATTTTCTCAGCCCGCGCTACGCCGAGCCCGGTCGCAAGTGGGGCTTGCAGGATGCATCGGCCTGGCACGGCTATCCACAATTCATGTTGAACTCCAACGGCGTCGATGATGCCTCCGGCAAGCCAATCCATAGCCTGAACTTCGATGCATTGTACACGAATCAGTTCTTGCCCTGGGGAAGTTGA
- a CDS encoding DUF6582 domain-containing protein, whose amino-acid sequence MAELSNKEREKLPDKEFAFPKERKEPLEDARHVQEAVARFDQVKGVTNKERDEAWKRIQKAAKKFNVELQEQDWRELFKRNGRPVPKD is encoded by the coding sequence ATGGCCGAATTATCAAACAAAGAGCGCGAAAAACTGCCGGATAAAGAGTTCGCTTTCCCGAAAGAACGCAAAGAACCGCTCGAAGATGCGCGCCACGTTCAAGAGGCTGTGGCACGATTCGACCAGGTTAAGGGAGTGACGAACAAGGAACGCGATGAAGCCTGGAAACGCATCCAGAAGGCGGCAAAGAAGTTTAATGTCGAGCTGCAGGAGCAGGATTGGCGCGAACTTTTTAAACGCAATGGGCGCCCGGTGCCCAAAGATTAA
- a CDS encoding ABC transporter permease codes for MKLRWIASYGPAFVLAVALLAIWELYAGIGHISPRVLPTPIAIVQGLINNWGVIYDNTIQTLLETVLGMVAATVVGLALAIMLDTSNWMRRAIYPLLITSQTIPIIALAPLLLIWFGYDIGPKVLVVALYSFFPIAVACADGLASAEPELMKLLRSMRATRWQMLWLVRLPGAMPSFFSGLRIAATYSVTAAIFGEYVGAAKGLGIYLQLEANSFATVQVFAAILVTAILSLLLFGLVSLIERIALPWYHGAIARTM; via the coding sequence ATGAAACTGCGCTGGATAGCCAGCTATGGACCCGCTTTCGTGCTGGCCGTAGCGTTGTTAGCAATCTGGGAACTCTATGCCGGCATAGGGCATATCAGTCCCCGTGTGCTGCCCACTCCTATCGCCATTGTGCAAGGGTTAATCAACAATTGGGGCGTCATCTACGATAACACCATACAAACCTTGCTAGAGACGGTCCTGGGCATGGTAGCCGCCACTGTGGTTGGCCTGGCGCTGGCGATCATGCTCGATACCTCCAACTGGATGCGGCGGGCCATCTATCCATTGCTCATCACGTCGCAGACCATTCCCATCATCGCCCTTGCGCCGCTCCTGCTCATCTGGTTCGGCTACGATATCGGCCCCAAAGTGCTCGTCGTCGCTCTCTACAGCTTCTTTCCTATAGCCGTAGCATGTGCCGATGGATTGGCAAGCGCCGAGCCTGAACTGATGAAGCTCTTACGTAGCATGCGCGCGACACGCTGGCAAATGCTGTGGCTGGTACGCCTGCCCGGAGCGATGCCCTCGTTCTTCTCCGGCCTGCGCATCGCGGCGACATATAGCGTGACCGCGGCGATTTTCGGCGAGTACGTGGGTGCGGCAAAAGGCCTTGGCATCTACTTGCAGCTTGAAGCCAATTCTTTTGCCACCGTCCAGGTCTTTGCCGCCATTCTGGTGACGGCGATACTCAGTCTATTACTCTTCGGCCTTGTATCTTTGATCGAACGTATTGCTCTTCCCTGGTATCATGGCGCAATCGCGCGCACGATGTGA
- a CDS encoding mannose-1-phosphate guanyltransferase → MKAVVMAGGEGSRLRPLTIRRPKPMVPIAGKPVMEHILHLLKRHGITEVIVTVQYLASSIEDYFGNGSQFGMRITYSREDVPLGTAGSVKNAEDQLTEPFLVISGDALTDYNLTDIIRYHHEKKALATLTLAHVPNPLEYGVIITNEEGHITQFLEKPSWGEVFSDTINTGIYVLDPQIFAYFEKNKQYDFSQELFPLMLNKGDPIYGYIANGYWCDVGNLPEYMRANADVLQGRVDVEIPAKNMGGNIWCEEGVEIDEDAQLYGPIYLAHDCKIKSGAIVHGPSTIGHYTILDERSQVDRSIVWNNSYIGERAELRGAIVGSSTNIKSKAVMFEGSVIGDNSIVQEGAIIQPNVKIWPDKEIESGAVVNSSIIWGSQGRRGLFSRFGVTGLVNVDITPEFASKLGAAYGAILPKGSTVCLNRDSSHRTSRMIKRAIVAGLPSAGINVHDINQVPIPVARYFVRTTDAVGGVHVRLSPHDPRIVDIKFFDQNGLDINKTTERKIENLYFREDFRRVYLDDLGSIEVLENSDVINPYIDSTAKVVDAQLVQQRRFQLVVDYANGSTVQILPALFNRLGCEVIVLNNNTDESRFSRPMEEIEKDLQRLATITATLNNDMGIRIDPGGERLSVVDDRGRILDGTKMLAVMTSLFLRKYRGGTVAAPVTAPNALEHIAQRYEGHIQHTRVQTYAILSAAGREGVVLAGDGTGGFVFPAMQPAFDGMLAVIKLLELLATFEMRLSEVVDDLPSYYISRTMVNCPWESKGKVMRILSEQYRDRRTKPIDGIKIDLGKEWVLVLPDADRPLFHVVAESVSNEQAQALAEKYARVVSGLQQ, encoded by the coding sequence ATGAAAGCGGTTGTTATGGCCGGTGGGGAAGGATCGAGGCTACGTCCACTGACGATTCGACGCCCTAAACCAATGGTACCTATCGCCGGGAAACCGGTGATGGAACATATTCTGCATCTACTCAAGCGCCATGGTATCACCGAGGTTATTGTCACCGTCCAGTACCTGGCAAGCAGTATCGAAGACTATTTCGGCAACGGATCTCAATTCGGTATGCGCATTACCTATTCACGGGAAGATGTGCCACTGGGTACTGCCGGCAGCGTGAAAAACGCGGAGGACCAGTTGACCGAGCCGTTCCTGGTCATCAGCGGCGATGCGCTGACGGATTACAACCTGACCGATATCATTCGCTATCACCATGAGAAAAAGGCGCTGGCAACACTGACGCTGGCCCATGTACCGAATCCATTGGAATACGGCGTGATTATTACCAATGAAGAGGGACACATTACGCAATTTCTGGAGAAACCAAGTTGGGGCGAGGTTTTCAGCGATACCATCAATACCGGCATCTATGTGCTGGACCCACAGATTTTTGCATATTTTGAGAAGAATAAACAATACGATTTTAGCCAGGAATTATTCCCCCTCATGCTGAATAAAGGCGATCCCATCTATGGCTATATCGCGAATGGCTACTGGTGCGATGTGGGGAACCTGCCTGAGTATATGCGCGCCAATGCCGATGTGTTGCAGGGACGTGTTGATGTTGAGATACCCGCGAAAAACATGGGCGGGAACATCTGGTGCGAGGAAGGCGTCGAAATCGACGAAGATGCTCAACTGTATGGCCCAATCTACCTGGCACATGATTGCAAGATTAAATCGGGAGCAATCGTGCATGGCCCAAGCACGATTGGGCACTACACCATCCTTGACGAACGCTCGCAGGTAGATCGCAGTATCGTGTGGAATAATTCGTACATTGGCGAACGGGCCGAACTGCGCGGAGCAATCGTTGGTTCCTCAACGAACATCAAGAGTAAAGCGGTTATGTTTGAGGGTTCGGTCATCGGCGATAACTCTATCGTTCAGGAGGGGGCCATCATCCAGCCCAACGTGAAAATCTGGCCGGATAAGGAGATCGAATCCGGGGCTGTGGTCAATAGCAGCATCATCTGGGGGTCGCAGGGGAGGCGCGGCCTGTTCAGCCGCTTCGGTGTGACGGGCCTGGTCAATGTCGATATTACCCCTGAATTTGCCTCGAAGCTGGGGGCAGCTTATGGGGCAATTCTCCCCAAGGGTTCTACAGTCTGCCTGAACCGCGATTCATCGCATCGCACCTCGCGCATGATCAAGCGCGCGATTGTAGCGGGCTTACCCTCTGCCGGGATTAATGTACATGACATTAACCAGGTGCCGATACCGGTAGCGCGCTATTTTGTGCGTACCACCGACGCGGTTGGCGGTGTGCATGTACGGCTATCGCCGCATGACCCGCGCATCGTCGATATCAAGTTCTTTGATCAGAATGGGCTTGACATCAATAAGACGACCGAGCGCAAGATCGAAAATCTCTACTTCCGGGAGGATTTCCGCCGCGTGTACCTGGATGACCTGGGATCAATCGAGGTGCTGGAAAATTCAGATGTCATCAATCCATACATCGACAGCACAGCGAAAGTCGTTGATGCCCAGCTGGTGCAGCAGCGCAGGTTCCAACTGGTGGTCGATTACGCTAATGGTAGTACCGTGCAGATACTGCCGGCGCTTTTCAATCGCCTTGGCTGCGAGGTGATCGTGCTGAATAACAATACGGACGAATCGCGTTTCTCGCGTCCCATGGAAGAAATAGAGAAAGACCTGCAACGCCTGGCAACGATTACCGCGACATTGAACAACGATATGGGCATACGCATCGACCCAGGTGGCGAACGGCTTTCGGTAGTCGATGATCGGGGCCGCATCCTGGACGGGACAAAGATGCTGGCCGTGATGACAAGCCTGTTCTTGCGCAAATATCGCGGCGGGACGGTAGCGGCGCCGGTGACGGCTCCCAATGCGTTAGAGCATATCGCGCAACGCTACGAAGGGCATATCCAGCATACGCGCGTGCAGACCTACGCGATATTGAGCGCCGCGGGACGCGAAGGTGTGGTGCTGGCCGGTGATGGTACAGGAGGGTTTGTCTTCCCGGCCATGCAACCTGCTTTCGATGGCATGCTCGCCGTCATAAAGTTACTCGAGTTGCTGGCGACGTTCGAGATGCGCCTTTCAGAGGTAGTCGATGACCTGCCGTCTTACTACATCAGCAGGACCATGGTGAATTGCCCCTGGGAAAGCAAGGGCAAGGTGATGCGCATCCTGAGCGAGCAATATCGAGACAGGCGCACGAAGCCGATTGACGGCATCAAGATCGATCTAGGCAAAGAATGGGTGCTGGTGCTGCCCGATGCCGACCGCCCATTGTTCCACGTGGTGGCCGAGTCCGTTTCCAACGAACAGGCCCAGGCGCTGGCGGAGAAATACGCGCGCGTTGTGAGCGGCTTGCAACAGTAG
- a CDS encoding ABC transporter ATP-binding protein, whose amino-acid sequence MDAPKLLVQEVTKTFHHGRQELEALHCIDLTVAGGEFVSIIGPSGCGKSTLFNIIAGVEEPTSGTIAIDGEMNTSRAGKAGYMPQQPLLLPWRTVEENVLLGLDVRHVPRKEAHQEAYKLLKRFGLAEFAESYPATLSGGMRQRVALLRTVLFNRSFLLLDEPFGALDALTRLASQMWLLNVWNEFHSSVLFITHDVREAILLSDRIYVLSARPARVLRVVEVDLPRPRKTEHLALEQSVRLEQDLVALLMKEQRL is encoded by the coding sequence ATGGATGCACCGAAATTGCTGGTGCAGGAGGTGACAAAAACATTTCATCATGGAAGGCAAGAACTGGAGGCGCTGCATTGTATTGACCTGACCGTTGCCGGGGGAGAATTTGTTTCGATCATCGGGCCGAGTGGCTGTGGCAAGAGTACGCTGTTTAACATCATCGCGGGCGTAGAAGAACCCACTTCAGGCACGATTGCCATCGATGGAGAAATGAATACTTCCCGAGCAGGCAAGGCTGGATACATGCCCCAGCAGCCGCTCCTCCTTCCCTGGAGGACCGTCGAAGAGAATGTTCTGCTGGGATTGGATGTGCGCCATGTGCCGCGTAAGGAAGCACACCAGGAAGCATATAAGCTGCTCAAGCGCTTCGGACTGGCTGAATTTGCGGAGAGCTACCCCGCAACGCTCTCCGGCGGGATGCGCCAGCGCGTAGCCCTCCTGCGCACGGTACTGTTCAACCGTTCCTTCCTGCTATTAGATGAGCCATTTGGCGCGCTCGACGCGCTCACCCGGCTGGCAAGTCAAATGTGGCTGCTCAACGTCTGGAACGAGTTCCATTCCAGCGTCCTCTTTATCACGCACGATGTACGTGAAGCAATTTTGCTCTCCGATCGCATCTATGTCCTGAGCGCACGCCCGGCCCGCGTTTTGCGCGTGGTAGAAGTTGATCTCCCGCGCCCGCGCAAAACTGAACATCTCGCGCTCGAGCAATCCGTGCGACTGGAGCAAGACCTGGTAGCGCTACTGATGAAGGAGCAACGTCTATGA
- a CDS encoding acetylornithine transaminase, with amino-acid sequence MTTTDAKTEVNKRDWVTLEHKYYQSAFKRQPVTFVRGEGTRVWDADGKVYLDFVAGIAVNVLGHCHPAVVQAVQEQVTQLIHVSNLYYNTRQIELAEQLGLLSSGMRSFFSNSGAEANEGAIKLARKYGRLHRDGAFEIISMERSFHGRTLATTAATGQAYYQATWVPLPDGFKQVPFNDLEALKAATSKKTVGILLEAIQGEGGIWPGTQEFIQGVRQWCDEQNLVMICDEVQAGMGRTGKFFSWEHYGVVPDIVTMAKGLAGGIPIGAMLTGPRTDVFAPGDHGTTFGGNPVASAAAIATIKTILDENLMENAAKMGNTWRGKLEQFCAKYPFIDSPRGMGLMQAVNVKHELAHAIVQQALEHGLLLNALGPNTLRIVPPLIVSQADVDEAADLLDKALADVAQMPVANE; translated from the coding sequence ATGACAACAACAGACGCGAAGACAGAAGTGAACAAGCGCGACTGGGTGACGCTGGAACACAAATATTATCAGAGCGCCTTCAAACGCCAGCCTGTTACATTTGTACGGGGCGAGGGGACGCGTGTCTGGGATGCTGATGGGAAAGTGTATCTCGATTTCGTGGCAGGCATTGCCGTCAATGTGCTGGGGCACTGCCATCCTGCCGTTGTGCAGGCGGTACAGGAGCAGGTAACGCAGCTTATACACGTTTCTAATCTGTACTATAATACACGCCAGATTGAACTGGCGGAGCAGCTTGGCCTGTTGAGCAGCGGCATGCGTTCGTTCTTCTCCAACAGCGGGGCCGAGGCCAACGAGGGGGCCATCAAGCTGGCACGTAAATATGGACGCCTCCACCGTGATGGAGCTTTTGAAATTATCAGCATGGAGCGCAGCTTCCATGGGCGAACGCTGGCTACAACGGCAGCTACGGGTCAGGCATACTACCAGGCGACCTGGGTGCCGCTGCCAGATGGCTTTAAACAGGTGCCATTTAATGACCTGGAGGCGCTGAAGGCGGCGACAAGCAAGAAAACGGTCGGTATTTTGCTGGAGGCGATCCAGGGCGAGGGCGGTATCTGGCCTGGGACGCAGGAGTTCATCCAGGGTGTGCGCCAGTGGTGCGATGAGCAGAATCTGGTGATGATTTGTGACGAGGTACAGGCAGGCATGGGCCGCACCGGCAAGTTCTTCAGCTGGGAACACTACGGGGTTGTGCCGGATATCGTGACGATGGCGAAAGGCCTGGCCGGAGGCATTCCGATTGGCGCGATGCTGACCGGACCGCGCACGGATGTCTTCGCTCCTGGCGATCACGGTACGACTTTTGGCGGGAACCCTGTTGCCTCTGCTGCCGCGATAGCAACCATCAAAACCATCCTCGATGAAAACCTGATGGAGAATGCCGCGAAGATGGGCAATACCTGGCGCGGCAAGCTGGAGCAATTCTGCGCGAAATATCCTTTCATCGATAGTCCGCGAGGCATGGGGCTGATGCAGGCGGTCAATGTGAAGCATGAGCTTGCCCACGCGATTGTGCAACAGGCGCTCGAACACGGTTTGCTGCTCAATGCGCTTGGCCCAAACACCTTGCGCATCGTCCCGCCGCTGATTGTGAGCCAGGCAGATGTTGACGAGGCGGCAGATTTACTGGATAAGGCGCTGGCGGACGTGGCACAGATGCCGGTAGCGAACGAGTAG
- a CDS encoding alpha/beta hydrolase, with protein sequence MPSRPLSLAGAGGKKHRSPWLFAVPLLVAGVLASGYAAISLLIAKKLAYAPHVLPHSTPDSLGLEYRDVTFPSREDHLQIHGWFIPGVLPDGSLTTRRTIIMVHGVRTNRADKDAGLLELSGHLARQGFAVLAFDMRGSGESTRAPLTLGFFEQRDVLGAVDFLQSGPLPYPELGRPRVIGGWGVSMGGATLLLAAAREPAIRAIVSDSAYSNIIPILEREIPRNSRLPRIFTPGALLAGKILYGANYYAIRPVDVIASLVPRPVLFIHGAEDLYISPSHMHELAACTATGSCIQAWLVPGADHAQSFNTLLDGYVARVAAFYNEALGTDSEVFP encoded by the coding sequence ATGCCCTCGCGTCCGCTTTCTCTCGCTGGAGCAGGTGGTAAAAAACACCGCTCACCCTGGCTCTTCGCTGTCCCATTGCTGGTCGCAGGGGTGCTGGCTTCCGGCTATGCCGCCATCTCATTGCTGATCGCGAAGAAACTGGCCTATGCGCCCCATGTCTTGCCTCACAGCACCCCGGATTCGCTGGGTCTGGAGTACCGGGACGTGACATTTCCCAGCCGGGAAGATCACCTGCAAATCCATGGCTGGTTTATTCCCGGCGTATTGCCTGATGGCAGCCTGACTACCCGGCGAACCATCATTATGGTGCATGGCGTCCGGACCAACCGTGCTGATAAAGACGCTGGCTTGCTGGAACTTAGCGGACATCTTGCGCGCCAGGGCTTTGCCGTGCTTGCCTTTGATATGCGCGGCTCAGGCGAATCGACCCGCGCGCCGCTCACGCTGGGCTTTTTTGAACAGCGCGACGTATTGGGCGCGGTGGATTTCTTGCAATCGGGGCCGCTGCCTTATCCTGAACTGGGGCGTCCGCGCGTCATCGGTGGTTGGGGAGTCTCCATGGGTGGTGCGACGCTGCTGTTAGCCGCGGCTCGCGAGCCTGCTATTCGCGCTATTGTCTCTGATAGCGCGTACTCGAATATCATTCCCATTCTTGAACGCGAAATCCCCCGCAATAGTCGTCTTCCACGCATATTTACGCCAGGAGCGCTGCTCGCCGGAAAAATTCTTTACGGCGCAAATTATTATGCCATCCGTCCGGTAGATGTAATAGCCAGCCTCGTGCCGCGCCCGGTCCTCTTTATTCATGGCGCTGAGGATCTTTATATTTCCCCATCGCATATGCATGAACTTGCTGCTTGCACCGCCACTGGCTCCTGTATCCAGGCATGGCTGGTGCCAGGAGCCGACCACGCGCAATCATTCAATACCCTGTTGGACGGATATGTAGCTCGCGTGGCCGCTTTTTATAACGAGGCATTGGGAACTGATAGTGAAGTTTTTCCTTGA
- the argJ gene encoding bifunctional glutamate N-acetyltransferase/amino-acid acetyltransferase ArgJ, translating into MAHTFREIDNCVTAPQGFRAGVTACGIKSDASIKDLAILASDVPCIAAGTFTTSATKAAPVIVCQEHLRSGRAQAVIVNSGNANCATGNPGLLNAYRMTEFVAARLGIENELVLCSSTGIIGRQLPIEKIEAGVKAIELSADAGNAFSEAILTTDTCPKRIALEFEIEGRSVRLGGVTKGAGMIYPNMATMLCYLTTDAAVEHGWLEAELQAAVAETFNMISVDGDMSTNDSCILFANGLAGNTPLNAQHPEAETFRAALRHVTQYLAIEMARDGEGATKLMTVHVKGARHKSDAIKAARAVTLSPLWQCALAGGDPNWGRIVAALGASGCQLDTNNFDIFIGDVHIVQQGLAAQYNQDDARAAMAGSEVTISIDLHLGDGTATAWGCDLTHGYIDENTLYTR; encoded by the coding sequence TTGGCGCATACTTTTCGCGAAATTGATAATTGTGTAACGGCCCCCCAGGGTTTTCGCGCGGGCGTAACCGCTTGTGGTATTAAATCTGATGCCTCGATCAAAGACCTCGCTATCCTTGCCTCGGATGTGCCTTGCATTGCAGCGGGTACGTTCACGACCAGCGCAACAAAAGCGGCGCCTGTGATCGTCTGCCAGGAACATTTGCGCAGTGGTCGCGCTCAGGCGGTGATTGTGAACAGCGGCAACGCCAATTGCGCCACCGGCAACCCCGGCCTGCTCAACGCCTATCGTATGACCGAATTTGTCGCCGCACGTTTAGGTATTGAGAACGAGCTTGTTCTCTGCTCCTCCACCGGCATTATTGGCCGGCAACTTCCTATTGAGAAGATCGAGGCAGGCGTGAAAGCCATCGAGCTGAGTGCTGACGCGGGCAATGCCTTCTCAGAGGCGATTCTGACGACCGATACGTGCCCCAAACGCATCGCGCTGGAATTTGAGATCGAGGGGCGTAGTGTGCGACTGGGCGGCGTAACTAAGGGCGCCGGTATGATTTACCCGAATATGGCGACCATGCTCTGCTATCTGACGACCGATGCCGCCGTCGAACATGGATGGCTGGAGGCAGAATTGCAGGCAGCCGTCGCGGAGACCTTCAATATGATCTCAGTGGATGGGGATATGTCGACAAATGATAGCTGCATCCTGTTCGCCAACGGTCTGGCCGGCAACACACCACTCAACGCGCAGCATCCAGAGGCGGAGACATTCCGCGCCGCGTTGCGGCATGTGACGCAGTACCTGGCAATCGAGATGGCTCGCGACGGCGAGGGCGCAACGAAGCTGATGACGGTGCATGTGAAAGGGGCACGACATAAAAGCGATGCTATAAAAGCGGCACGCGCGGTCACGCTTTCACCATTGTGGCAGTGCGCGCTGGCCGGAGGAGATCCCAACTGGGGACGCATTGTGGCCGCGCTGGGAGCCAGTGGTTGCCAGCTTGATACGAACAACTTCGACATCTTCATCGGTGATGTGCATATCGTACAGCAGGGGCTGGCCGCTCAATACAACCAGGACGATGCGCGCGCGGCTATGGCGGGCAGCGAAGTCACTATTTCTATTGACCTTCACCTTGGCGACGGCACAGCAACCGCATGGGGCTGTGATCTGACCCATGGCTATATTGATGAGAACACACTCTATACACGTTAG
- a CDS encoding serine/threonine-protein kinase, with protein MALESLQNGRYRLLRLIGQGAMGRVYLAEDTRIDRQVAIKVISTEIGAYPDDDATRDAIRLFHREAQTIAKLNHPHILPLFDFDEASSDGSTPTYMVMPFCTEGSLKDWLKQRQDMGPLAPQDVVQLIRQAAGALQYAHDRGIIHRDVKPANFLIRSNRDNPNVPDLLLADFGVAKITAAATRSSQSVRGTPIYMSPEQWSGAPVPATDQYALAIMAFELLTGRSPFQGNTNQIMYQHLMAPPPPPSTINPALPTAVNAVILRALAKDPVERYPSITEFARALEQALFPDPAFQRTIYAAPPAASPSLPASQGTVRRPDYSFTPMPVPDPGISKTQAIPGKQSGFFRARTFVILGLILLFIFAGTGLAVALLHQNGGGKANPPTATTNGNTTNVNATATANAHATATANGNATTPGGTATQPTLPQTQNPYPPHTGTLVLDDPMRDNSKGYQWDISDIAGSGSCKFINNQYHAIQNSVLGGITNCHPETNVPPLSNLTFQVQMTIVSGDAGGIAFRGNQLNFYFFTIGSDGSYELAIANGDNFPSPLQQGSSSYIHTGSGASNVLAIVANGTSISLYVNNHLLVTVADNTYSSGQIGVVASESLGNSATADVIFSNAMVWKI; from the coding sequence ATGGCATTAGAATCGTTGCAGAATGGACGATACCGGCTACTGCGCCTGATCGGACAAGGTGCGATGGGTAGAGTCTACCTGGCGGAGGATACACGCATTGACCGGCAGGTAGCGATTAAGGTGATCTCGACTGAGATCGGCGCGTATCCCGATGACGATGCGACGAGAGATGCCATCCGGCTCTTCCATCGCGAGGCTCAGACGATAGCCAAACTCAATCATCCCCATATTTTGCCGCTCTTCGATTTTGATGAGGCAAGCTCAGATGGCTCTACGCCGACTTATATGGTCATGCCTTTCTGCACGGAAGGATCGCTCAAGGACTGGTTGAAGCAGCGCCAGGATATGGGGCCGCTTGCGCCGCAAGATGTTGTACAACTCATACGCCAGGCAGCCGGTGCGCTCCAGTATGCGCACGACCGGGGCATTATTCACCGTGATGTCAAGCCGGCCAATTTTCTTATTCGCAGCAACCGCGATAACCCTAACGTTCCTGATCTGCTGCTGGCCGATTTTGGCGTTGCTAAAATCACGGCGGCTGCAACGCGCAGCAGTCAATCTGTGCGCGGCACCCCGATCTACATGTCGCCCGAACAGTGGAGTGGCGCGCCTGTACCGGCCACCGATCAATATGCGCTGGCGATCATGGCTTTCGAACTGCTGACCGGCCGCTCTCCTTTTCAGGGTAACACGAATCAGATCATGTACCAGCATCTTATGGCCCCGCCGCCGCCGCCCAGCACCATCAATCCGGCCCTTCCGACAGCGGTAAACGCGGTGATACTACGCGCGCTCGCCAAAGACCCTGTGGAGCGCTATCCTTCTATCACCGAGTTTGCCCGCGCATTAGAGCAGGCACTGTTTCCCGATCCCGCGTTCCAACGCACAATCTATGCCGCGCCGCCTGCAGCCTCACCATCTTTACCAGCTTCACAAGGCACAGTTCGTAGACCGGATTACTCATTCACACCCATGCCTGTGCCTGATCCCGGAATCAGTAAGACCCAGGCCATTCCAGGAAAGCAATCCGGGTTCTTTCGAGCAAGAACCTTTGTGATTCTCGGGCTGATCCTGCTATTCATATTTGCCGGTACCGGGCTAGCAGTGGCGCTTCTGCATCAGAATGGAGGCGGTAAGGCCAATCCGCCTACTGCTACAACGAACGGCAATACCACCAATGTCAATGCTACGGCCACTGCCAACGCTCATGCCACAGCGACAGCAAACGGCAACGCAACCACGCCTGGCGGCACTGCCACGCAGCCCACGCTACCGCAGACGCAAAATCCCTACCCGCCACATACAGGAACGCTGGTACTTGACGATCCCATGCGTGATAACAGCAAGGGGTACCAGTGGGATATATCGGATATCGCAGGTTCGGGTAGTTGCAAGTTCATCAATAATCAGTATCATGCCATTCAGAATTCTGTACTCGGCGGCATTACCAATTGTCATCCTGAGACCAACGTGCCACCGCTTAGCAATCTGACATTCCAGGTACAAATGACTATTGTGTCGGGCGACGCGGGCGGAATTGCATTTCGCGGTAACCAGTTAAATTTCTATTTTTTTACAATTGGCAGCGATGGATCGTATGAACTTGCTATCGCTAATGGCGATAACTTTCCCTCGCCACTGCAACAGGGATCCAGCTCGTACATTCATACAGGATCAGGGGCATCTAATGTGCTGGCGATTGTCGCAAACGGAACCTCTATCAGCCTGTATGTGAATAATCATTTGCTCGTTACCGTGGCCGATAACACCTATAGCTCTGGTCAAATTGGAGTGGTAGCATCCGAGAGTCTTGGCAATAGTGCTACGGCCGACGTTATATTCAGCAACGCGATGGTGTGGAAGATATAG